A window of Arcobacter acticola genomic DNA:
TCATATCGATGCATTTTCTTTTACATTTTTTAGACTATTTTTTGGTGCAGTAACACTTGTTTTAATTTATGCATATCAAACAAAAAATATATCAGTGAATTTAAAATCAAATTGGCTTAGTTCTTTTATGCTTTTTTTATATGCAATAAGCTTTTCCTACTCTTTTTTAAATATGGAAGCTGGACTGGGAACTCTTCTTTTATTTGCAGTGGTTCAGATTGTAATGCTTGTATTTTCACTATTTCATAAAGAAAAAATAAATTTACAAAAAATATTAGGAATGAGTATTGCTTTATTTGGTTTGATTTATCTTTTATATCCAAAAGAATCATTTGAAGTATCTTTATATCATGCTTTTTTGATGATAATTGCTGGTGTGGCATGGGCTATTTATACAGTTCTTGGGAAAAAATCTACTAGTTCTTTATATAACACTATGGATAACTTTAGAAAGGCAGTTGTATTTGTAGGATTATTTTATATTTTATTTTCTCCCCAAAATACTTTTTTTGATGAAAAAGGTTTATTTCTAGCATTTATATCAGGAAGTTTAACCTCTGCTATTGGTTATGTTTTATGGTATGAAGCATTGCCTAAAATGCAGTTTATAACAGCTGGAATTATTCAGTTATTTATACCATTGATTGCTATTTTTATAAGTGTTATATTTCTAAATGAAGTTTTAACAACAACTCTTTTAATATCAACTGTAGTTATATTTATAGGAATAATACTTACTATTCTATCAAAAAAAGCAGTATAAGTCCTAATTATTTCATATTATCAATTCCTTTAAAATTATCATGCCATTTTAATTGAGATGGTGTTGCAGGAGAGCTTTTTTCTTGAGGAGATAATGTTATATTAAAACCTTTTCTATCTGAAAAGAAGATATATACTATTGCTAAGATTACAATAATTGATATCATTAGTAAATATGGAAATATTTTTGATTTTGGTTCTTCTTTGTTTCTCATTTATTAAACTTTTTGTTGTTAGTAATATAAACTTACCACAACTTATTTTCATATTTTGTATATTATAAATAATACACTTTAAAATATGAAAATAAGATAAATTTTTACGTAGAAACTATTTAGTGTTTTACTTTTATTTTATTATTATTAATAGTTTCCATAAGTTTAACAATATTAGCTATTTTTTCTTCTTCTTTTTTCATATTATCTTCACTATGTAATTTAAATATGTCCATTTTTTTATCTAAATAACTAGTATTAAAAGTTCCAGCTATAAAATCAGCATCTCTTACTATTTCTCTATGAAGAGGAATATTTGTAGGGAAACCTTCGATATAAAACTCATCTAAAGCTCTTTTCGCTTTTTTAACAGCACCTTCCCAAGTTAAAGACCAAACGATTAGTTTTCCAATCATTGAGTCATAGTTTGCAGGAACTTTATATCCTGAATAAATACTTGTATCTATTCTAACACCTGGACCACCTGGCGTTAAGTATTTGCTAACTGTTCCAGTTCCTGGCATAAAGTTTTTTTGTGGATTTTCAGCATTTATTCTAAACTCAATTGCATAACCTCTAAATTGTACTTCTTCTTGTAAGAATTGTAATTTATCACCTTCAGCTATTTCTATCATTCTTTGAATAATATCAACACCTGTGATAGTTTCAGTTACAGGATGCTCAACTTGAACTCTTGTATTCATTTCAATAAAGTAAATATTATTTTGCTCATCAACTAAAAACTCAACAGTTCCAACACTTTCATATCCTAATTTGAACATAGCTTTTGTTGCAATTCTATAAAGCTCTTTTCTTGTTTCATTATTAAGTCTTGGACTTGGAGCTATTTCAATAACTTTTTGATGTCTTCTTTGAATAGAACAATCTCTTTCTCCTAAGTGAAGAACATTTCCATACTTATCCGCAATAATTTGAATTTCTATATGTCTTGGATTTTCAACATATTTTTCAATGAAAACTTCATCTCTACCAAAATATTTCATAGATTCATTTGTTGCACTTTCATACATATCTTTGAAATCTTTTTCAAGTTTTACAATTCTCATTCCTCTTCCACCGCCACCAAATGCAGCTTTGATGATAACTGGAAACCCAATTTCTCTAGCTATTTTTTCACCTTCATGAATATCTTTAACAGGTTCATTAGTTCCTTCAAGAACTGGAACTCCAACTTTTTTCATAGCTACTTTTGAAGCCATTTTATCACCAAAAAGTTCAATATGCTCAGGTTTTGGACCAATAAATATGATTCCATTATCTTGACATGCTTGTGCAAAATCAGCATTTTCACTTAAAAATCCATAACCTGGGTGAATAGCATCACATCCAGCTTTTTTTGCAATTGAAATAATTACACTATAATCTAAATAGGCTTTAATTGGATCTCCCATAATTGGATAACATTCATCCGCTTTTCTAACCCAAATACCCTCAACATCAACTTCAGAGAAAATAGCAACACTATTTATCTCAAGTTCTTTACATGCTCTTATAATTCTAAGAGCGATTTCTCCACGGTTTGCAATAAGTACTTTAGAAATTTTTTTCATTTTATTTGCCTTTTAGATTTAATAAAAATATTTAGAATTGTAGAGTTTTTTATAAATTAAATCTTCTTTTTTATTGCTATATAAATAGTTTATTAGTGCTAAGTATATTGTTTATTATTGCTGTAATTTGTGTCGAAATTAATTGATAAAAGTTATAAATTATTAAGATAAGTAATATAGGAAATTTTTAAACAAGAATATACTTGCAGTTATAATAATCATCGTCTAATATTTTGATTGCAGATTTATGAAAAATATCTTTATATGGTACTGCATATCTAAAAACTGCATTTTTTTCTTTTATATTATTTGCATTGATGTACTTGATTGCATCATCATAAAATGCCACTATATCTTCTTCTTTAATTGATTTTGAATCAAAACTATTTTTACATTTTACTAAGATTGTTTTATCATCTTTATAGCAAATCATATCTATGTTTTCATTTTGTATTTTATTTGAAACTACTTTATATCCTAGGTCTTCGTATCTTTTTATTGTACGTAATTCTAATGTTAGGCCATTTTTTTCATTTTCTTCATTTTGCCTTTTTCGTTTTTTATTATCTCTTGTGGAAATGAATCTTTTTAATAATATTATAAAAATAATTATTGGGATTAGATGCCAGATATATGATAGTGAGCCAATTATAATTTCACTTGTGTTAGTCATTGTAGTTTCTCATTTTTTTCCTTATTAGCTTTTTTTCTATTGTATACTTATTTAGCCAATATAGTTTGAAAAATGATAAATTTTTAGATAATTTTAAAAACTATGGCTTAAAAAGCCATAGCTGCTCCACTTGCTCCCATTACTTCTCTTGCGTCTTCACTCATCATAGATGGATCCCAAGGTGGGTTAAAAACTAGTTTTACAAAAGCTTCATCTATTTCATCAACAGCTAATGCTACATATTTTACTTGCTCTAGTAAGCTTTCTGCTACTGGGCATGTTGGGCTTGTAAGAGTCATAGTTATAGTACAATATAAGTAATTGCTGTTTATATCAAACTCTATATTATAAATCAATCCTAGGTCATAAATATTTGTTGGTATTTCAGGATCGAATACATTTTTTAAATTTACTATTACTTTTTCTTCTATATCTTTTAAATCAAAAGTTGTTTCCATTTTCTATCCTTTATGCGTTTATTGCATATTCTTTTATTTTTTTCATCATTCCAATTACTCCACTTTGTCTATTTGGAGTAATAACTTCACTTAATTTTAGTTCATGAACTATATCCATATCAATTTGCTTTAATTCTTCAATAGTAGAATCAGAGAAGATTTGTAAAATCATATAAACTAAACCTTTAACGATTATTGCATCACTAGTTCCATGAAAATACATCTTTCCATCTTTTATTTCATGGGTTAGCCAAACTTGTGATGTGCAACCATGAACTATATTTTCTGCTACTTTATCTTTTTCATCAAATGCTTCTAATTTTTTACCTAAATCAATAATATATTCATATTTTTGTAATTCATCTTCAAAAAAATCTAAGTCTTCTTTTATATCATTTACTCTTTTTTCTATAATATTCAATTTTAATCCTTTAACATATCCAAAGCTTTTTTAAGTGCAACAATTAGTGCATCTACATCTTTAAAATTATTATAAAATGCCGTTGAAACTCTTATTGTTCCTTTTACACCTAATTTTTTCATTATAGGTTGAGCACAATGATGACCAACTCTTAGAG
This region includes:
- a CDS encoding DMT family transporter, translated to MNYATNYKLIFIILLSLFFLGFNSIFGKLALGNNHIDAFSFTFFRLFFGAVTLVLIYAYQTKNISVNLKSNWLSSFMLFLYAISFSYSFLNMEAGLGTLLLFAVVQIVMLVFSLFHKEKINLQKILGMSIALFGLIYLLYPKESFEVSLYHAFLMIIAGVAWAIYTVLGKKSTSSLYNTMDNFRKAVVFVGLFYILFSPQNTFFDEKGLFLAFISGSLTSAIGYVLWYEALPKMQFITAGIIQLFIPLIAIFISVIFLNEVLTTTLLISTVVIFIGIILTILSKKAV
- a CDS encoding acetyl-CoA carboxylase biotin carboxylase subunit, translated to MKKISKVLIANRGEIALRIIRACKELEINSVAIFSEVDVEGIWVRKADECYPIMGDPIKAYLDYSVIISIAKKAGCDAIHPGYGFLSENADFAQACQDNGIIFIGPKPEHIELFGDKMASKVAMKKVGVPVLEGTNEPVKDIHEGEKIAREIGFPVIIKAAFGGGGRGMRIVKLEKDFKDMYESATNESMKYFGRDEVFIEKYVENPRHIEIQIIADKYGNVLHLGERDCSIQRRHQKVIEIAPSPRLNNETRKELYRIATKAMFKLGYESVGTVEFLVDEQNNIYFIEMNTRVQVEHPVTETITGVDIIQRMIEIAEGDKLQFLQEEVQFRGYAIEFRINAENPQKNFMPGTGTVSKYLTPGGPGVRIDTSIYSGYKVPANYDSMIGKLIVWSLTWEGAVKKAKRALDEFYIEGFPTNIPLHREIVRDADFIAGTFNTSYLDKKMDIFKLHSEDNMKKEEEKIANIVKLMETINNNKIKVKH
- a CDS encoding metal-sulfur cluster assembly factor; the encoded protein is METTFDLKDIEEKVIVNLKNVFDPEIPTNIYDLGLIYNIEFDINSNYLYCTITMTLTSPTCPVAESLLEQVKYVALAVDEIDEAFVKLVFNPPWDPSMMSEDAREVMGASGAAMAF
- a CDS encoding SufE family protein, whose product is MNIIEKRVNDIKEDLDFFEDELQKYEYIIDLGKKLEAFDEKDKVAENIVHGCTSQVWLTHEIKDGKMYFHGTSDAIIVKGLVYMILQIFSDSTIEELKQIDMDIVHELKLSEVITPNRQSGVIGMMKKIKEYAINA